CTGTTGCCGTAGATCTCGGCGATGGTCTCCAGCGGCAGCGCCGCCAGGTACACGGGGCTCATGCCGAAGCTGGCCACCCAGCCGGCAGAGCCGTCTGCATGGGAGATACGTTCGATCATTTCACAGAAGGCGCCCGGCGAGCACTCAAGCCCACCGAAGCGCTTTGGCACCAGGGCGCGGTACACGCCATGGGCCTTGAACGCGTCGATCACATCGCGGGATATGTAGCGCTGGCGATCGAACTCACCGAGGCGAGCACGATCACGAACACCGTCAAGCAAGGCCTCGAAGGCAGGGCCAGAGGCGAGCGCCGACACAGGCGCGGCACGCAGGCAAAGCGAATCCATGGACATTCTCCGTCTCAGGCGCGGTTTTTGTACTGATGCTTGTAGGAGGCGTTGGCTGGGCTTGGGGAAGGCAAGCACTGGCCATACAGAGGGGCGAAGGCAGGTTCGGGCGGCATGGTCTGTCTCTCTTGTTTTAGGTGCCGGTGACAAATATTTGCGGCGATTTACGTGAATTGTCAATTGAATTTTCACGCTAAAACAGGAGAAAAAATTGCACGAAGCGAACAGATAAGTCGCAAATTAATTGCCTATCTTCATGATTTAAATGAATTTAAAGGCCTTCAAAAGCAGGTTTCGACGCCGCTAAAAAAACTAAAGACTCGCGCTAATATCACGAAAAATTTATAGCGCCTTTTTCACATGATTTCGGACAGAAAAAAACGCGTGTAGGATGGCCTGGCATGGAGCGCGACAACGCCGGCCACCCGCGCCGAACACACAAAAAAAACACCAAGCCAGCGCCCCACCAGGATCGATGGGGACACGCCAATGCCTGCCGTGATTACCCCCGAGGTCGAGGTTATGCCTACCCGCCATATCGATCTGCAGGACCATCGCCTGCGTTACCTGCACCTGAGCCATGACAAGGGCTCCATGCGCGCCGCTGCCGAAGTGCTCGGCGTCGCCACCTCATCGGTCAGCCGGCAAATTGCCCGGCTGGAAGAAGAACTGGGCATCGAACTGGTACGCCCCGGCACCCACCGCATCAGCCTGACCACCGCTGGCGAGGCCGCCGTGGACTACTACATCGAGCGCATTCGCCAGCACGCGCTGCTGGTCGACCGCCTGGACGCATTGCGCGCCCGCCAGCAAGCCTCGACGGTAATCGCCATCGGCGAAGGCCTGCTGGGTGCCAGGGCGATCAATTCGCTGCAGGGCTTTTTGCACGCACACAATGCGCACAAGGCCGAAATCATCAGCGCCCCGTCATTGGAGGTGCAGCGCATGGTGATGAACGACGAGGCGCACCTCGGCGTGGTCTTTGCGCCTAACGCTTCAGCCCGCTTGACGCGCCTGTTCAGCCTGGCGCAGCCATTGCGGATGATTGTTCACCGTGACAGCCGAATGGCCGAGCGCTCCACGGTCAGCTTGGCCGAGGTGGCCCGCGAATCACTGGTGCTGCCCGGCGCCAACTTCCGCGTGCGGGAGCTGGCAGATGCCGCCTGCAAGGACCAGCCGTTCGACATCGTGCCTACCCTCACCTCCAACTCCCTGGCGGTGATTCTCGACTTCGTCCGCTCGGGTTTGGGCGCGACCTTGCTGGCCGAACTGCCGATCATCGACGAGCTCAAGAGCGGTACTTTCAAGGCCCTGGCCATTGATTGCGAGGCAATGAATGCGACCGATATCCAGATCGTCACGCGCCGTGGGCGAACCCTGGATGGGATGAGCCGGGAGTTGGCGACCGAGATGGCCAAGGCGGTGCGGATGGCGTTGTGAGGGTTGCCTTGGGGGTTGCCTTGGTTTTTGTGGTGCGGCGGATATCGAGCGCCGCCCGCGCGGCGCTTCGCGGGGCAAGCCCGCTTGTGTCTTGGAGAGGGAATAGAATCTGAAGTGAGAGCGGTGAATGGCAAGCTGATAGCCCGAGGTGCCCAGAGCACGTGTGGGAGCAAAAGCTGCCATTCACCGTTCCACTTTGGCGAGAGCCCGAACAGTTGGATGAGGGGCGTAATCTCGAATCACAAGCGTGGGCCAAGCCAAAGCGCTCTCACTCCTTGAGTTTAAGAGGGTTTGGCCATGTCTTCCTCTGTCGGCATCGATGTTTCCAGTGCCACACTTGCTGTTCACATCCGTCCTGAGGGGGTGAACTTCAGTGTTTCCAATGACTTGAAGGGATTCCAACTGCTCGTCGAAAAGCTTGGCGAGTATGCAATTTCAATGGTCTTGCTCGAAGCTACCGGTGGCTACGAGTGCAATGTCCTCAAAGCGCTGCAGGATGCCGATTTTCCGGTTTGCCGGATCAATCCCAGTCGTGCCCGGGACTTTGCCAAGTCGATGGGTAAACGCGCCAAGACCGATCCCATTGACGCAGCTGTTTTGGCTCACCTGGCTGAAGTTATGCCCCCACGGCCTTGCCAGGTGATGACACCCGAGCGGGCTTTGCTGCGCGAACTGCTTATGCAGCGGGATCGCTTCGTCCAACAGCGCGACGATGACAAGCGGCGCCTGAAGCAGGCGCGGGCTCCCAGTGTTTGTTTGCGGTTGGAACAACACATCGCCTATCTGAAGGGTGAAATTCGAGCGCTGGAACAAGAGATCGCACAGCAGGCAGCAGCTTTGCCTGATGATCGGGTTAAACAGCTCACTCAAGTCAAAGGAATTGGTCTGATTACTGCCGGAAAGCTGATGGCCTTGCTGCCAGAGCTGGGCCAGGTGGATAAGAAGGAAATTGCCGCCTTGGTCGGTGTTGCGCCGTTCAACCAGGACAGCGGCAAGCAGTCGGGCAAGCGTTCAATCTGGGGGGGACGCTCACAAGTCAGGCGGGCGCTCTATATGGCCTGCTGGGTGGTGATACGGCACAACAAGGACTTCTGCGAGCGCTACAAAGCACTGCGAGCCCAGGGGAAGTGCGCGAAAGTATCGGTGGTGGCGTGTATGCGAGTATTGATAGTGAGGCTAAATGCGATGCTCAAGACCGGAACGCCCTGGAAGGAGCAAATAGCTCATTCGTAGGAGCAAGCCTTGCTGGCGATGCCCGGCACAGCCGGGCCTGGGGCGCTACGCGCCCCATCGCCGGCAAGGCCAGCTTCCACAAGAAGACAGTTGCTCCCACATTTGTTTCGGGCCAGTCATGCCTGTGAAGGCGGCGCGCGACCGCCTTGTTGGCCCGACTCGATATTGAGGTAGGCGCCAAGGGGCCGCGCGCCAATGCCCCAGGAATGATTGGCCCGAAACAAATGTGGGAGCGGGCTTGCCCCGCGAAGCGCCGCGCGGGCGGCGCTCGATTTCCGCCCCCACAAAAAAACAACGCCGAACGCATCGCCCCCCGTTGCAAAAAACGCAACAACATTGCCCCCCCCTGTCATTGAGCCCCACCCCCCTGCCCTTTAGCGTTGCTCCCATAAGAAAACGCCCCATAGGTGACCCCCGTGAGCAACCTGATCCCCGCCGTCAACCTGACGGTCGACCCGGCCGAGCTGGTCCAGCCCGACCGCGTCCACACCTCCCTCTACACCGACCCGGCCCTGTTCGACGCCGAACTGCAGAAGATCTTTCACAGCACCTGGGTCTGGGTCGCCCACGAGAGCGAAGTGCCCGAGCCCGGCAGCTACAAGACCACCTTCATCGGCAAGCAGCCGGTGATCGTCGTGCGTGACCGCAAAAAGGCCATCAACGTGCTGCTCAACCGCTGCCGCCATCGCGGCGCCACCGTCTGCGAGCACAAGAAGGGCAAGACCAACAGCTTCGTCTGCCCCTACCACGGCTGGGGCTACGCCCTGGACGGCTCGCTGCGCGGCATCCCCCACCCGGAAAGCTACGGCGACTGCCTGGACAAAGCCGAGCTGCCATTGGTAAGCCTGCGCACCGAAAGCTACGCCGGCATGGTCTTCGCCACCTTCAAGGACGACATCGAACCGCTCGAAGACTTCCTCGGTGCGGCCAAGAAGTGGATTGACCTGTTCATGAAGCAAGGCGCCGGCTACGGCATCAAGGTCCCCGGCGAGCACCGCTTCCGCTTCCCCGGCAACTGGAAGATCCAGCTGGAAAACACCACCGACGCCTACCACTTCCCGTTGGTGCACAAAAGCTTCCTGTCCTCGGTCGATGAGCAGACCCTGGAGCTGTTCGACTTCGTCAAAGGCCCCGGCTACGTCGAGGATCTGGGCAACGGCCACAGCGTGATGGTGATGATCCCGGAGCTGGTGGACCTGGAAGCCAACCTCGACAAACCGATCCCCGAGCGCTTCGAATCCCTCGCCGCCGAGCTGCGCGACGAAGGCATCGACGAGCAGCAAGTGCGCCGTATCGTCCGCGCCGTCGGTGGCTCGGGCTTCAACCTCAACCTGTTCCCCAACGTCGCTTGCTCGATGGCGTTCTTCCGCGTGCTGCAGCCGATCTCGGTGACCGAGACCGAAATCCACCACTCGGTGATCACCATGGACGGCGGCCCGGCTGCGGCCAACCGCTACCGCCTGCGCCTGCACGAGCACTTCCAGGGCCCGATGGGCTTCGGCACCCCGGACGATTCCGAAGCCTGGGAGCGGGTGCAGAAAGGCGCCCGTGCCGGTGAAGACCTGTGGATCATGCTCAACCGCGGCCTGCCCGGTGAGAAGCCCAGCGCAGACGGCCTGGTCTCTGACGTGAGCGCCGAAACCGGCATGCGCGCGGCGTACCAGCAGTGGAAGAAGATGATGACGGCGGAGCGCAAGTGATGGATCTGAACCTACTGAACGAAGTTACCGCCTTCATCTGGCAGGAAGGCGACATGCTCGACCACGGCGAGTACGACACCTGGCTGGGCCAGTGGACCGAAAAAGGCACGTACATCATCCCCATCGACCCGAAGGAGAGCGACCACGAGAACACCCTCAACTACGCCTACGACGACCACCACATGCGTGGCCTGCGGGTACAGCGGCTGATCGGCGGCGAGTCGATTTCCACCAGCCCGCAACCGCGCACCGTGCGCACGATTTCGCGCTTCAGGGTGCTGGGCGACGACGGCGTCAACGTCACCGTGCGCTGCGCGCAGAACGTGCGCGAGTTCCGCAAGGAAAGCCTCAAGCACTACAGCGCCGACCTGACCTACACCCTGGTGCGGGCGGCGGGCGGTTTCAAGATCCACCGCAAGGTGATCAGCCTGATCAACAGTGACGATACCCTCGCCGGTATCGGCTACATCCTCTAGGGCCTCGACCATGAGCGAACAACTGCTCGATGTGATCGTGCAAGCCCGCGAGGTGCAAGGCGGCGACGTGGTGGTGCTGGAGCTCGCCGCAGTCGATGGCCAGGTCCTGCCGCGTTTTGCGGCAGGTGCCCACGTGGACCTGCACCTGGCGCCCGACCTGGTGCGGCAGTATTCGCTGTGCGGCGACCCCGCGCAGGCCAATGTCTACCGCCTTGGCGTGCTCAAGGACACGCAGTCCCGCGGCGGCTCGGTGGCCGTGCACCAGCAGTTGCAGCCCGGCACACCGATGCGCATCAGCGCGCCGCGCAACCTGTTCCCGCTGGCTGGCGATGCCACACGATCGATCCTGCTGGGCGGTGGCATCGGGATCACCCCGATGATCGCCATGGCCCACGCCCTGCATGCCCAAGGCCAGCCGTTCGAACTGCATTACCGTGGCCGCTCGCGCAGCCGCTGCGCCTTCGTCGACGAATTGCTAGCCGCGCCGTTTGCAGCCAGCGTCTTCACCCATTTCAGCGATGAAAGCCCTGAGCAGCAGCTGGACCTGACCCAGGTGCTGGGCCCCGCCACGCCTGGCGTGCACCTGTATACCTGCGGTCCGACGGGCTTCATGGACTGGGTGATCGAAGGCGCACGCCAGCAAGGCTACGACGACACGCACATCCACCACGAGTACTTCCAGGCCGAGGTCGACACCTCGGGCGGCAGCTTCGAGGTGGTCGCCGCACGCAGCGGCAAGACCGTGCAGGTGCAGGAAGGCCAGCCGCTGACCGCTGCCCTGCGCAGCGTCGGGATCAAGGTCGAGGTGTCGTGCGAGCAAGGCGTGTGCGGCACCTGCCTGTGCGACGTGCTCGAAGGCGAACCCGACCACCGTGACCACTACCTGACCGAAGAGGAAAAACTCACCAACGAACAGATCGTACTGTGCTGTTCCCGGGCGCGCGGCAAGCGCCTGGTGCTGGATATCTGAAAAACAAAAACAAAAACAATACGTGACAGACAAGCGGGCGCAAGACCTGCAGCCCTTCTGCCCAGTTGCACGACTGCCCAGGACTTGTACTGATCACACTTCCAGGATTACCCCATGGAACTCAAATGGCCGTTGCGTGCGAAACCGTTTTGCTTGTGTGTGGGCGCCGTATTACCCCTGACGTGCCTGGCCGATGTGGTGGATGACAGCCACCTCTCGCTCAATTTCAGAAACCTTTACCTGAACCGTAATTTCACCAACCCCAGTGCCCCGGTGTCCAAGGTCGGCAACTGGTCGCAGGGCTTCGACCTGCAATTCGAGTCCGGCTACACCGACACCCCGCTGGCAGTGGGCCTCGACCTCAATGGCCAGTACGCCGTGCGCCTGGACTCTACCGGCAACGATGGCTCGTTGCCCTTCAGCAAACACCGCCAACAGGCCGCCGACGACTATAGCCGCGGCGGCGCGACCCTGAAGCTCAAGTACGCCAAGACCAAGGTGTTGATCGGCGACCAGAAGCCCTTCTACCCGGTCGCCTCCAACGACCCCAGCCGCCAGCTCGACACCATCTACCAAGGTGCTGTGATCGAATCACGCGACATCGACAACCTGACCCTGGTCGGCGGGCGCTTCTGGTCCATCGTCACCCGCGAGTCATCCAACCACGAGCGCCTGTACCGCTTTGGCACGCGCGACGACCTGGACAGCGATGGCCTGGACTTCGCCGGCGCCACCTACGCCCTGACCCCAGACCTGCAAGCCAGCTACTTCCATGGCGTGCTCAACGACATCTACAAGCAGGACTACGGCGGCATCAAGCATGCCCTGAAGTTCGCCGACGGCTACCAGTTGAAAACCGACGTGGGTTACTTCAACAACCGTGAAGACGGTGCCGCACGCAGTGGCGCCGTGGACAACCGCGCCTACTTCGGCCTGATCACCCTGGAAAAAAGCGGGCACATGCTGGGGGTGAGCTACCAGCGCATGACCGGCGACACCGTGTTCCCGACATTGAACGGCTACGTGCCACAGCTGTGGCTGCCGAACTGGGCGGGCCTGCCCTTCATTCGCCCGGACGAACGCAGCTGGTCGGTGCGCTATGGCTACAACTTCGCCGCCATGGGCCTGCCCGGGCTCAAGCTGTTCACCCGCTACATCAAAGGCACCGACATCGACCGCGGCCCGGGCCTTGCACGGGATCAGGAGAGCGAGCGCGACATCATGCTCAGCTACGTGGTCCAGAGCGGCCCGCTCAAGGACCTGGCCTTCGACCTGAAAAACATGCGTACCCAGCAAACCTACGGCAACGACTACAACGAGTATCGCCTGATCACTTCCTACACCTGGAAGTTCTGGTGACCGGCCCGCATGGAGATGGCTCATGAGTAACCTGAACACCAGCATCACCCGCGATACCGACCCGCGCACCATGCGCCGCATCGTCATCGCTTCGGTCCTGGGCAATGCCCTGGAATGGTATGACTTCTTCCTTTATGGCACGGCGGCGGCGCTGATTTTCGCCCCGCTGTTCTTCCCCGCCGGCACCGACCCGGTGCTCGGCACCATGGCCTCGTTCGCAGGCTTTGCCGTGGGCTTTTTAGCACGCCCGCTGGGTGGCCTGATCTTCGGCCACATCGGCGACAAGGCCGGGCGCAAGAAGGCCCTGGTGATGACCCTGGCGATCATGGGCGCGGCAACCTT
The sequence above is drawn from the Pseudomonas putida genome and encodes:
- a CDS encoding LysR family transcriptional regulator — translated: MPAVITPEVEVMPTRHIDLQDHRLRYLHLSHDKGSMRAAAEVLGVATSSVSRQIARLEEELGIELVRPGTHRISLTTAGEAAVDYYIERIRQHALLVDRLDALRARQQASTVIAIGEGLLGARAINSLQGFLHAHNAHKAEIISAPSLEVQRMVMNDEAHLGVVFAPNASARLTRLFSLAQPLRMIVHRDSRMAERSTVSLAEVARESLVLPGANFRVRELADAACKDQPFDIVPTLTSNSLAVILDFVRSGLGATLLAELPIIDELKSGTFKALAIDCEAMNATDIQIVTRRGRTLDGMSRELATEMAKAVRMAL
- a CDS encoding IS110 family transposase codes for the protein MSSSVGIDVSSATLAVHIRPEGVNFSVSNDLKGFQLLVEKLGEYAISMVLLEATGGYECNVLKALQDADFPVCRINPSRARDFAKSMGKRAKTDPIDAAVLAHLAEVMPPRPCQVMTPERALLRELLMQRDRFVQQRDDDKRRLKQARAPSVCLRLEQHIAYLKGEIRALEQEIAQQAAALPDDRVKQLTQVKGIGLITAGKLMALLPELGQVDKKEIAALVGVAPFNQDSGKQSGKRSIWGGRSQVRRALYMACWVVIRHNKDFCERYKALRAQGKCAKVSVVACMRVLIVRLNAMLKTGTPWKEQIAHS
- a CDS encoding aromatic ring-hydroxylating oxygenase subunit alpha, producing the protein MSNLIPAVNLTVDPAELVQPDRVHTSLYTDPALFDAELQKIFHSTWVWVAHESEVPEPGSYKTTFIGKQPVIVVRDRKKAINVLLNRCRHRGATVCEHKKGKTNSFVCPYHGWGYALDGSLRGIPHPESYGDCLDKAELPLVSLRTESYAGMVFATFKDDIEPLEDFLGAAKKWIDLFMKQGAGYGIKVPGEHRFRFPGNWKIQLENTTDAYHFPLVHKSFLSSVDEQTLELFDFVKGPGYVEDLGNGHSVMVMIPELVDLEANLDKPIPERFESLAAELRDEGIDEQQVRRIVRAVGGSGFNLNLFPNVACSMAFFRVLQPISVTETEIHHSVITMDGGPAAANRYRLRLHEHFQGPMGFGTPDDSEAWERVQKGARAGEDLWIMLNRGLPGEKPSADGLVSDVSAETGMRAAYQQWKKMMTAERK
- a CDS encoding aromatic-ring-hydroxylating dioxygenase subunit beta yields the protein MDLNLLNEVTAFIWQEGDMLDHGEYDTWLGQWTEKGTYIIPIDPKESDHENTLNYAYDDHHMRGLRVQRLIGGESISTSPQPRTVRTISRFRVLGDDGVNVTVRCAQNVREFRKESLKHYSADLTYTLVRAAGGFKIHRKVISLINSDDTLAGIGYIL
- a CDS encoding PDR/VanB family oxidoreductase encodes the protein MSEQLLDVIVQAREVQGGDVVVLELAAVDGQVLPRFAAGAHVDLHLAPDLVRQYSLCGDPAQANVYRLGVLKDTQSRGGSVAVHQQLQPGTPMRISAPRNLFPLAGDATRSILLGGGIGITPMIAMAHALHAQGQPFELHYRGRSRSRCAFVDELLAAPFAASVFTHFSDESPEQQLDLTQVLGPATPGVHLYTCGPTGFMDWVIEGARQQGYDDTHIHHEYFQAEVDTSGGSFEVVAARSGKTVQVQEGQPLTAALRSVGIKVEVSCEQGVCGTCLCDVLEGEPDHRDHYLTEEEKLTNEQIVLCCSRARGKRLVLDI
- a CDS encoding OprD family porin translates to MELKWPLRAKPFCLCVGAVLPLTCLADVVDDSHLSLNFRNLYLNRNFTNPSAPVSKVGNWSQGFDLQFESGYTDTPLAVGLDLNGQYAVRLDSTGNDGSLPFSKHRQQAADDYSRGGATLKLKYAKTKVLIGDQKPFYPVASNDPSRQLDTIYQGAVIESRDIDNLTLVGGRFWSIVTRESSNHERLYRFGTRDDLDSDGLDFAGATYALTPDLQASYFHGVLNDIYKQDYGGIKHALKFADGYQLKTDVGYFNNREDGAARSGAVDNRAYFGLITLEKSGHMLGVSYQRMTGDTVFPTLNGYVPQLWLPNWAGLPFIRPDERSWSVRYGYNFAAMGLPGLKLFTRYIKGTDIDRGPGLARDQESERDIMLSYVVQSGPLKDLAFDLKNMRTQQTYGNDYNEYRLITSYTWKFW